The Vicia villosa cultivar HV-30 ecotype Madison, WI linkage group LG1, Vvil1.0, whole genome shotgun sequence genome includes a region encoding these proteins:
- the LOC131643418 gene encoding uncharacterized protein LOC131643418 translates to MIKRFPSGRNQRSKGVKIKHVLQVILLLGVCFWLIYQVKHNHDKKKDFDKNDSTLSSVRTETDKVVKHGRKDLKPVKDEVDHSGKLEEEEDEPIVEVAEEKPKEEGNKHETEESEDSEHEGREEQDEEENKHGTDEGREEQDEEENKHGTKEQEEGENKTEEIEDEGGDVEVDENDHEKSDVDNDQDDDDADELKDKVEDSDETENEEKEDEEKGSSVENDENHEAREEHYKGDDASSAVAHDTQTTSTETEPINLTQAGLSVQMNIEQPDNATTYHSDENNMNQNDSELKDREVEVADVISSNVTAGKETGNNSSSTETAETNTVSHLDVGSNLTAVITESSNNSTGAGDDTANSSEQIKTVIVSESDNAQNATANTTVAGDIKQTEGLEQTGNKTSEGDLPDNAATVSVKPDNGDAALQESPTLGDSALEKTMDSLASNETETIFGNSNNNATSDTIESDKSTGITETSEANKTQNIDASVDEKSDSSSANEILDAVIHDAIDSSDTQNTHEDMATARTDLDTLPDIQNEGNEGDENSAE, encoded by the coding sequence ATGATAAAAAGGTTTCCGAGTGGTAGGAATCAAAGATCCAAAGGTGTTAAGATAAAGCATGTTCTGCAAGTTATTCTGCTGCTTGGTGTGTGCTTCTGGTTGATCTACCAGGTTAAGCACAATCACGACAAGAAGAAGGACTTCGATAAGAATGATTCAACACTATCATCGGTTAGAACTGAGACGGATAAGGTTGTGAAACACGGTAGGAAGGACCTGAAACCAGTTAAGGATGAAGTAGATCACAGCGGAAAGCTCGAAGAGGAAGAGGATGAACCTATAGTAGAGGTTGCGGAAGAGAAACCCAAAGAAGAAGGGAACAAACACGAAACTGAAGAAAGTGAAGACAGCGAGCATGAAGGGAGAGAAGaacaagatgaagaagaaaataagCATGGAACAGATGAAGGGAGAGAAGaacaagatgaagaagaaaataagCATGGAACAAAAGAACAGGAGGAAGGTGAAAATAAAACCGAAGAGATCGAAGATGAAGGAGGAGATGTTGAGGTAGATGAAAATGATCATGAGAAATCAGATGTTGATAATGATCAAGATGACGATGATGCAGATGAGTTGAAAGACAAAGTAGAAGATAGTGATGAGACGGAGAATGAAGAGAAGGAGGATGAAGAAAAAGGGAGTTCAGTTGAAAACGATGAGAATCACGAAGCTCGGGAGGAACATTACAAGGGCGATGATGCGTCTAGTGCTGTGGCTCATGACACTCAGACAACTAGCACTGAAACTGAACCGATTAATTTGACTCAGGCTGGTCTAAGCGTACAAATGAATATTGAACAACCAGACAACGCGACAACTTATCATTCCGATGAGAATAACATGAATCAAAATGATTCTGAATTGAAGGATAGAGAAGTTGAAGTGGCAGATGTAATTTCTTCTAATGTGACTGCTGGTAAAGAGACTGGAAATAACAGTTCGTCTACTGAAACGGCCGAAACAAACACTGTTAGCCACTTGGATGTAGGAAGTAATCTGACAGCAGTGATTACTGAATCAAGCAATAACTCAACAGGCGCTGGTGATGACACGGCAAATTCATCCGAACAAATTAAAACAGTTATCGTATCCGAGTCTGATAATGCTCAAAATGCGACGGCAAATACAACAGTTGCTGGAGATATAAAGCAAACAGAGGGGTTAGAGCAAACTGGCAACAAAACTTCTGAAGGAGACCTGCCTGATAATGCTGCAACAGTCTCTGTTAAACCGGATAATGGTGATGCTGCTCTGCAAGAATCTCCCACTCTAGGGGATAGTGCATTAGAGAAAACGATGGATTCCTTAGCTTCAAATGAAACTGAAACCATTTTTGGTAATTCGAATAATAATGCGACCTCTGATACCATCGAAAGTGACAAGTCCACAGGTATCACTGAAACTAGTGAAGCAaacaaaacacagaatattgacGCCTCCGTGGATGAAAAGTCAGACTCTTCCTCTGCCAATGAAATTCTAGACGCAGTTATACACGACGCAATTGATTCTTCTGATACTCAGAACACACACGAGGATATGGCAACGGCTCGAACTGATCTTGATACGTTGCCGGATATTCAAAACGAAGGAAACGAAGGTGATGAAAATTCTGCAGAGTGA